From Alloacidobacterium dinghuense:
CCGGCGGAAGCGCTGAGCAGAATCCATAGCAACAGCTCCCGCACATTTTGCGGCGCGAGTTGGGCGAGAGTCTTTTGTGGGGTGGAAAGATGCGCGAGTTTGAAGACGACGCTGATCGCAGCAAGAGTGATGACGGCTGCGATCCAGAATGCGGCGGCTAGGGCAACGTCCGTTCCCCAGTCGCGCAGCGTGGGGCGACGCTGTCCGAGAAGTTGGCGAAGCGGTGTTCCGCGCATGCGAATGCCCCAGAGGACAAGCGCTGCGAGAAGCCATTCCCAGATCAGGGTTGCAAGGTATTGCCCGAGGTGATGCTGGCTGAGTGCCTGATGCGTGGGCTTGATGCTGCCGAGCAATGAGAAAGCAAGAAGCGGCGCGACGAGGAGAGCCGTATGCCACCAGGGAGCAATAGCAGGCAGTGTCGCATGTTCGCTGATTTCTGTGGCGTTTTGTTCACGCATCACGTCGGGGCCCTGATTTGATTGTTACACCCCGGCTTGATATCTTCATGTGTTTGCCATCTTGCTTTTGCCGTCTAATAGGATGTGGAGTCTTGATATGGAAGAAATCGTAATCGTTTCAGGTGTGCGCACCCCTGTTGGAAAGTTTCAGGGTTCGTTGTCCGATCTTTCAGCTATGCAGCTTGGCGCCATCGCAGTTCGCGAGGCGGTGCGGCGCTCCGGTATCGATCCTGCGACTGTCGACGAATGCATCATGGGCAATGTGGTCTCGGCGGGGCTCGGACAGAATCCGGCGCGTCAAGCGGCCCTCAACGGCGGCTTGGCATCCTCCGTGAGTGCGATGACGATCAACAAGGTTTGCGGATCGGGATTAAAGGCCGTCGCGTTAGCGGCGCAGGCGATTCAGACCGGGAACTCGGAGATCGTGGTTGCGGGCGGAATGGAGTCGATGACCAACGCTCCGTACCTGTTACCCAATGCGCGTAGCGGCTTTCGCATGGGGAATTCTGTTGCGGTGGATTCCATGGTCAACGATGGGCTGTGGGATTCGTTCAACAACTATCACATGGGGCAGACCGCGGAGAACGTCGCGGAGAAGTACAAGATCACGCGCGAAGAGCAGGACGAATATGCTCTGAACTCGCATCGCAAGGCAATAGAGGCCTGGAAGGAATGCCGATTTAAGTCTCAGGTCGTTCCGGTAGAGATTCCCGCGAAAAAGAAGGGGCAGGCGCCGACGCTGTTTGAGAGCGACGAGTCGATTCGCGAAGACGCGAGTATCGAGGCGCTACGCGCGCTGAAGCCCGCGTTCAAGAAAGATGGCACAGTGACCGCGGGAAATGCTCCGGGAGTAAACGATGCGGCCGCAGCGCTGGTGGTGATGTCGGCGGCCAGGGCGAAGTCACTCGGACTTCAGCCTCTGGTGAAGATTCGCGCCCAGGCGACAAGCGGGGTTGATCCGGCATGGGTGATGATGGCTCCCGTGACCGGCGTGCAGAAGCTCTTGGCCAAGACTGGGTGGACGGCTGACAGCGTGGATCTTTTCGAGTTGAACGAAGCATTTTCCGTCCAGGCGATTGCCGTGACGCGCGAGCTTGGCATTCCATTCGAGAAGGTGAATGTAAACGGTGGCGCGGTGGCGATCGGGCATCCCATTGGCGCAAGCGGCGCGCGCGTGCTGATAACGCTGATCTACGAGATGATGCGCCGGGATGCGCATCGCGGGGTTGCAGCGCTGTGTCTGGGCGGAGGCAACTCTGTAGCAATGGCGGTGGAGCGCTGACCGTAGGGTTCACCGGACGCGTGGACAGCTATCGCCAGTTCCGGCCTCGTTATCCAGAAGCGGTGGCCGCGCTGCTTGAAAAGGAATGCGGGCTGAATTCTCTCTCACAGATTGCAGATGTCGCTGCCGGAACCGGATTGCTCGCAGAAGTCTTTCTGGCTCGCGGCTTCCAAGTGGTTGCCGTTGAACCGAACACGGAGATGCGTTCGGCCTGCGAAACACTCGTTCAGGAGTACCCACGATTTCGCTGTGTGGATGGTGCGGCAGAAGCGACCGGCCTGCCGTCTTATTCTTTCGATCTCATCACAGTCGGCCAGGCGCTGCATTGGTTTGATCTGGATCGCACGCGCGTCGAATTTTCGCGGACTCTGCGACCGGGCGGCTGGTGCGCGGTGATCTATAACGAGCGCCGTCTTGGTGGAGATGCTTTCCACGACGGATACGAGCGGCTGCTGCGCGAATTCGGCATCGACTATGAAACCGTGCAGCGTCAGCACTTGACCCCAGATCGAATCCACGGCTTCTTCGCCCCTTCCGAGATGCGCCGTGCTGCCTTTTCGAATGCGCAACTGCTCACGCTTGAGGCATTGGAGGGTCGGATCGTTTCTTCCTCATACATGCCAAAGCCAGGTCATCAGCGACATGCGGCGATGCTGACTGCGATTGCCACGCTATTCGAAAGCCATGCAGACAATGGCCGTGTCCGGCTGGAGTACGACTGCGTGGTCTCCTACGGCCAGCTCTGATTCAGTTTCTCAGCACTCGATTACATTCAGGGCGAGTCCGGCGAGCGATGTCTCTTTGTAGCGCGATTGCATGTCGAGTCCTGTGAGGTACATCGTCTTGATGACCTGATCGAGCGAGACCTTGTGGCTTTCCGACTCATTGAGCGCGATGCGGCATGCGTGCACAGCCTTCACCGCTCCCATAGCATTGCGCTCGATGCAGGGAATTTGCACGAGGCCGCCAATAGGATCGCAGGTCATGCCCAGGTTATGCTCCATGCCGATTTCCGCGGCGTGTTCAATCTGGCCATTGGTTCCGTTCATGGCAGCCATCAGTCCGCCGGCCGCCATGGAGCAGGCAACACCGACTTCTCCCTGGCAACCGACCTCGGCGCCGCTGATCGAAGCATTTTCTTTGTACAGAATGCCGATGGCAGCCGACACCAGGAAGTAGCGAAGAATTCCTTCGTCGTCTGCGCCGGGAATGAAATCACGATAATATCGAGCCACAGCAGGCACCACACCCGCGGCTCCGTTCGTCGGAGCGGTCACGACGCGACCTCCAGCCGCATTCTCTTCATTCACTGCCATGGCGTAGACCGTGACCCAGTCGAGCGGCGCTAACGGATCGGACGACCCCTTATCCCGCAGCCGTTGCGCCAGACGTGGGGCGCGCCGGCGAACATTCAACCCACCCGGCAGGATACCCTCCGTGCGCATTCCGCGATCGATGCAGCCCTGCATGACGCTCCAGATGCGAAGAATGCCATTGCGCACTTCTTCTGCTGAGCGAAGTGCCGATTCATTCTCGAGCATCAGTTCCCAAATCGTCAGCCGTTTGTCCGCTGCCATCTGGAGCAGCTCTGCTGCGCTCCGGAAGGGGTATGGCAGCTGTGCGGTTGTCATCAGAGGGGAACTGCTCGTGCCTTCCGCATCCGAAATGATGAAGCCGCCGCCAATCGAGAAAAAGATCTCGCTCGCAAGCATCGCGCCGCTGTCGTCATAGGCTGAGAAACGGACGCCGTTGGGGTGATGTGTCTGCGCACCTTCCGGAAACATCGTGTCACGGTGAAAGAGCAGATCGGTTCTTTCGGCGAACGGGATCGCTTTGCGTCCGGCGAGCAGCAGTTGATGCGAGCTGCGGATTCGCTCCAGCTTTGGTTCGATCGCTTCAGGATCGATGGTTGCTGGGTCTTCTCCGGAAAGCCCCAGCAGCACGGCGCGATCGGTGCCGTGCCCAATTCCGGTGAGCGCCAGAGAGCCGTACAACTCTGCGCACACGCGATTCGTGCGATCCAGTAAGCCAGCGGTCTCTAGCGAGGAAACAAAACGGCGTGCGGCCCGCATCGGGCCCATCGTGTGCGAACTGGATGGCCCGATGCCGATCTTAAATAGATCAAAAAGACTCGTCTTCACAAAGTCTTATTTTACTGCTTTGCAGCAGACTTCGTTTTCGCGCGCTTCTGTGGAGGTACCGGCTCGCTGCTGCGTGTAGGAAGCCGCCGCCATGAAGCGCACCGAAGGCTTGCTGTCGCCGAACGCTGTGCTCAGCAGATCGCTGCGCTCAAATATCTGTAAATTCGCATGATGGATCCCTTGTCGCTTCGAAATAAGCGCAAGTGCCTAAAGTTTGCGTCCTGCGCGGCTGGGAATGCATATCCTTCACATTACAAACGAGGCGCGATGCTATACTCCAGCCACTAATCTCAACAAATTTATGCTATTTAAGGCCCTTAGTGCCGCAGTGTACGGCATCGACGCCAACATTATCGATGTTGAAGTTGATTTTTCCGGGATCAAGACGACCGAAGACCACTTTCATACCGTGGGTCTGCCGGACGCCGCGGTACGCGAGAGCCGCGACCGTGTTCGCGCCGCGATCAAGAACTCTGGATTCGACGTACCGCCGACGCACATCACGATCAATCTGGCTCCAGCCGATATCAAGAAAGAAGGGTCTGGGTTCGATCTCCCGATGGCGATCGGCATTCTCGGAGCCTACGGCGCATTGCAGCTCCGCGACCTGAGCCAGTTTCTCCTGGTCGGTGAGCTGGGTCTGGATGGTGGCTTGCGCTCAGTCTCCGGAATGCTGCCGGTCGCGGTCGCAGCACGCGAACGCGGAATCAAGAATCTCGTGATCCCCAAAGCCAACGCAAGAGAAGCGGCGGTAGTGGAGGGCGTGAATGTTTATCCAGTCGAGTCTCTCAACCAGGTACGCGAACTGCTGAATGCGGCAGGCAATGGAGGCATTCACACCGAGCCATTTCGGATGCAGACCGCAGAGATGCTGGGTGAGCTGCAGCATTTTCACGTCGACTTCGCCGATGTTCGCGGTCAGCAGACGGCGAAGCGTGCCCTCGAAGTAGCGGCTGCAGGCAGCCACAACATCCTGATGATTGGGCCGCCCGGCTCAGGCAAGACCATGCTGGCGAAGCGGCTGCCCTCGATTCTCGCGCCGCTCAGCTTCGAAGAAGCATTGGAGACGACGAAGATTCACTCCGTCGCCGGAGTTCTCGACGCGGACGCAGGACTGGTGACGCAGCGGCCCTTTCGCGCGCCGCACCATACGATCTCCGATGCCGGGCTGATCGGCGGCGGTGCGGTTCCGAGGCCGGGCGAAGTTTCGCTGGCGCACAACGGCCTGCTGTTTCTCGACGAACTGCCGGAATTTCCACGCAATGTTCTCGAAGTAATGCGACAGCCGCTGGAAGACCGCAACGTTGTCATTGCGCGTGCTTCCATGTCGTTGACCTTTCCTTCGGCCTTCATGCTCGCGGCGGCGATGAATCCCTGTCCCTGCGGATATTTCAATGACAAGTCGCGCGAGTGCTCGTGTACCCCGCCGATGATCCAGCGCTATGTGTCGAAAGTTTCAGGACCCCTGCTCGACCGCATCGACATTCATATCGAAGTGCCAGCCGTACAGTATCGCGAACTGCGTGCAGGAGCGGCGAGCGAAAGCTCAGCGGTTATCCGGTCGCGGGTGCTGGCTGCGCGGGAGATTCAACGCGAGCGCTTCACCAAAGCGTCAGAGAAGATTTATTCGAACGCGCAGATGAGCACACGGCAGATTCGCAGCTTCTGTGAACTGGGACCGGACGCGGAGCGCCTGCTGGAGCGAGCCATGCAGCAGCAGGGGCTTACGGCGCGCGCGCATGACCGCATTCTCAAAGTCGCCCGCACCATTGCCGATCTTGAAGGCGCACCGTCCATCACAGTGCCCCATATCGCAGAAGCGATTCAATATCGAACGCTGGATCGGAGTTACTGGAGTTAATCGTAGCGCTCGAAGATAATCTGCTTGCGTTGCCAACCTAGTTCTTTCAGCTTCTCGCGGTTAGCGGAGACCATGTTGTTCAAGCCGCAGATGTAGGCATGGATGTCGAAGCCGGTTGGCTCAGCCACGGTCACGACCGGCTCTGAGTGTTTCCTGGCACGCTCGGTAACGATTTCAGCGACGTGGTTCTGAACGTATCCGTGCAATCCCTCCCATCCGTCGTGTGGGCGGCTCAGCGTCGAAAGGTAGTGGAAGTTGTGGTGTTCCGCTGCGACTTTCTCAAAATACTTTCGGTAATAGATTTGAGGTTCGTGGCGCGTGCCATAGACGAGCCAGACGGGGCGCCCCTGGCTGCGGTCTTCGCCGGACTCCGGGAAAAGCCACTCCACGAATCCGCGGATCGGCGCGATGCCGGTTCCGGTGGCGATGAAGATGGAGTCAGTCAGCGGTTGACGTAGCATGAACAGGCCGTGGGGGCCATGAATCTGGAGAGTCTGTCCCGGTTCGAGATCGCAGAGCAGATTTGAGAAGAAGCCGTTTTGGACACGGTTTATGCACAGATCGAACTGGTTTGCGCGCGGGGCCGAAGCGATGGAATATGCGCGGGTTTGCGTCTTTCCCTTGTCGTCGACTGCGACGCAGGAGATGAACTGGCCCGCCGCAAAGTCGAAGTGCGAAAGCTCGTCGATGGAGAATTCGAGGTGATAACACTGCGCCGCTTCGGAGAGCAATAGTTTCTGCTGAAGCCGAGCAGTAAAGAGTTGTCTGTCCAACGTGGGTTACCCTCTCCTCTTTTGAAATTATCGCTTGCGCTCGAGTGCAACAGCAATGTCGGCCAATGCAGGCCAGCAGATATACTTAATCAAACGATATCTGCGAAAAACCTGACTACTGAATGAGCACACAGCCGCAAAAGTACACCCGAAACAATCCCTATATCTCGCGCATGCTGGTCAACGTGCTGGTAACTGGAGCCGGCTCGGAAAAAGAGACACGTCATATCGAGCTGGAGCTTGAGCCCGGCATGGAATACACGCCAGGCGACGCCGTCGGCATCGTGCCTGAGAACCGGCCTTTAGAAGTGGCCGAGGTTCTTGAGAAGCTTCACTTCAAAGGCGATGAGCGCGTATTGGATCACTACAAAGTCGAGATCAGTCTGGAGGAAGCGCTGCGCACGCGGCTGGCTATCGGCAAGCTCACTCGAAGTGCTGTGAATGCGTATGCAAAGGTCGCTCCAGAATCAGTCCCCGGATATGCTGCTCTGAAAACATTGACGCTGCCCGACAACCGTTCTTTGGCTGAAGAGTATATCTGGGGCCGTGAGTTCATCGATCTCATCACGGAGTATCCCGGCGGAATCACGCAGCCGCAGCAGTTGTTTACCATACTGGCCCGACTCACTCCGCGCATGTATTCGATTGCGTCGTCGCAATCATGGGTGAAGGATGCCGTGCATACAATCGTGCGCGTTGTTTACTACACAAGCTATCAGCGTGATAGGCAGGGGCTGTGTTCCGGACATCTGGGAAAGCGCGCGCCCGAAGGCAGTACGATGCCGATCTTTCTGCATTCGAACAACAACTTCCGCCTCCCGGAAAACACCGATACGCCGGTCATCATGATCGGTCCGGGAACGGGAATCGCGCCGTTTCGCGCCTTTCTGCAACACCGCAAGGCGCATGGCCACAAAGGCGAGAACTGGCTTTTCTTCGGCGAGCAGCGGCGCGCGTCTGATTTTCTCTATCGCGAAGACCTCGAAGGAATGTTCACGGACGGCATTCTCACGCGATTCGATACAGCCTTTTCCCGCGACCAGGCGCACAAAATTTACGTGCAGGATCGCATGCGGGAGCATGCTGCGGAACTGTTCAACTGGCTGGAGCGAGGCGCACATTTTTATGTATGCGGTGACGCGAATCGCATGGCGAAGGACGTGGAAACGGCGCTCCTGGAGGCCATTGCCAAAGGTTTGAACGGTACGCCGGAAGCAGCGCAGGAGTATCTCGCAGCGATGAAGAAGGCGAAACGCCATCAGACAGATGTCTATTAAGCGTTGATGAATCTTCGGACGCAAAAATAGCCGCTCGACAGACTCGCTTTCGCGAGGTTCTCTGCATGCGTCCAAAATAGTGCAGCATATCGATCGGCTCGACAGTGAATCTCAAGCCTCATCGTCGACTGGCAAGGAGAATGGCCGCTGGCCTTCTTTACTTTGCCTCCTTTGCGGCTGTTGCGCAGACTCCCGTGGTCCTCACTGTCTCCGACGAAAATGGGCTGGCCGTCTCCGGCGCGCAGGTTACGGTTTCCGAACCGGGGCGTCCCGATCTTGCGTTGCAGACCGACTACGCGGGCCGCTGCTCTTACGCATCGCGCCAGAACGCTCCATACCAGCTTCGCATCGAGAAACCGGGCTTCTATCAGGTCCTCAAATCCGGGGTGGACGCGCATCTTGAAGAAGTGGCAGTTGTGCTCACACACGAGCAGGTCATCCAGCAGGAGGTGAATGTCACAGCTTCAACGGTCGGAATCGATCCCGAACAGACATCGCTCAAGAGCACGATGAATACGCCGGAGATCGTCAACATTCCCTACCCAACGTCGCGCGACATTCGCAACCTCCTGCCATTTAATCCCGGCGTTGTTCAGGATGCATCCGGTCAGGTTCATGTTGCTGGATCAGAAACCTACGCAACCCTTGATCTGCTGGATGGCTTCGATATTCGCTCCCCGCTCAGTGGACAGTTGGCCATGCGCGTAAGCGCCGACGCTGTCCGCTCCATCGATACCGAAATCACGCGCTATCCCGTCTCTTTCGGCAAAGCCACTGGCGGAGTCATCGCGTTTTACACCGGCATGGGGGACAACAAGTTTCGCTTCAACGCCACCGACTTTCTTCCCTCCTTTCACGATGTGAATGGAATCCGCTTCGATAAGTTCGTCCCGCGCTTCACTTTTTCCGGCCCCATCGTAAAGAATCGTGCATGGTTCTTCGATGGGCTGGAGACGGAATACGACAACATCTACATTCAGGAGCTACCCTCCAACGCCGACACAAACCACCTGATACGCGGCAGCAATCTCGCCAAAGCGCAGGTGAACATCACGCCCGCCAATATTCTCTCCGGCGGATTTCTCTTCAACGACTACCACTCGCCCTATGACGGAATCTCGTCGCTGACACCGCAGGAAAGCACAACGAAGCGGGATACAGTCGCGTGGCTGCCATACCTGCGCGATCAGCACACCTTTGCGAACGGCGCGCTGCTCGACACGGGCTTTGGATACGTGCGCTTTCGCGATGGTTATGAGCCACGCGGCGACCAGCCCTACGCACTGACGCCTGAACTCTCGCAGGGCAGCTATTTTGAAAACCAGGTCTCTCACTCGCATCGTGAAGAGGGCATAGCAAACCTCTATCTGCCGCCACGGCAATGGCTCGGACGCCACGATCTAAGAACCGGCATCGATCTTGACCACGTTGACTTTGACGTTCATGTATCACGCGCGCCAGTGAACTACCTGCGTGAAGACGGAACGTTGTCGCGCCGCAGCGTCTTCCCCTATTTCGCGCCGTTCACCAGGCACAATGTCGAGACGGGCGTATATCTTCAGGACCGCTGGCTCGCGCGCCCCGGTCTGATGATCGAGCCGGGATTGCGTTTCGATTGGGACGAGATCATTCGGCGTCCGCTGTTTTCGCCTCGCGTCGCGATCGCCTACGCGCCCGGCTCGAATCCTACGACCAAACTCTCAGCCGGCATCGGACTCTACTATGAGCACACGCAGCTTGAATATCTGATGCGCGCCCTCGCCGGCATCCGCTACGACACGTACTACGCGACTGACGGCGTCACTCCCGTGAGCGGACCGCTCGAAACCATTTTTCAAGCAAACGATAATCTGCTGCATCAGACACACACCATCAACTGGAGCCTCGGCATCGAGCAGAAATTGCCGAGTGAGATTTACGCGAGCGTGAATTTTCTTGAGAAGCGAACCAACAATGGCTTCGTTTACGCCAATCAGAACGGCCTCGCAGCGTTGTCTGGAATATATCTGCTGACCAATCAAAGAAGCGACCATTACGACTCGGTGGAGTTCCATGCCCGCCACACCTTCGCCAGCGGATACACGCTCTTTGCTTCCTACATGTGGTCGTCGGCGCACACAAATGCGGCGCTCGATTATCTGCCAACCGTGTCCGTGCTCGGCCCGCAGCAGAGCGGTCCTTTGGCCTGGAATTCGCCGAACCGCCTCATTTCCTGGGGCTGGCTGCCTTTCCTGCTTCCGAAATTCAAGAAGAGTTGGGACTTCGTTTACACGGCACAATGGCAGTCTGGATTTCCCTTCACTGCCGTCAACGCCGCCCGACAGGTGGTCGGAGCGGCTGGCGCATACCACTTTCCCGACTATGTCTCGTTCAGCCCCGGCCTTGAGTGGCGCTTCCATTTTCGTGGTGCGTATTTCGGTCTCCGTGGCGTCCTCGAAAACGCAACCGACAGCAAAGATCCCGGCGTCGTAAACAACGTCGTCGACTCGCCGATGTTCGGCACATTCAGCGAGTTTCAGGGCAGGGCAGTCACGGGCCGCCTTCGGCTGATTGGAGCGAAATAGCTATTCCACGGTGACAGATTTTGCCAGATTGCGCGGCTGGTCAACATCGCAACCGCGCCGCACCGCGATGTGGTAGGCCAGCAGCTGCAACGGAATCACATCGAGCACTGATAGCAGCAGCTCCGATGTATGCGGAACATGCAGCACATGTTCCACGAGATGGCCGATGTCTGTGTCCCCTTCGACGGCGACAGCGATAACCTTGCCAGAACGCGCAGTGACTTCCTGAATATTCGAGAGTGTCTTCTCGTATCGTAGTTTCGAGTCGCGATTGCTCTTGTCCTGCGTAGCCAACACGACCACCGGAAGCGTCTCGTCGATGAGCGCGTTGGGGCCGTGCTTCATCTCGCCTGCGGGATAGCCTTCCGCGTGAATATAGGAAATTTCCTTCAGCTTGAGCGCGCCTTCAAGAGCGATGGGGTAGTGGATGCCCCGTCCAAGAAAGAGAAAATCGCTGACGTTCGAATAAATCCGGGCGAGCTTCTCGCATTCGCCGTCTACAGTTTTCAGAATCTCTTCGACCTTGCCGGGCAGCATCGTCAGTTCTTCAAGCAGGGCGCGGCCTTCGTCCTCGGAGATGGTCTGACGCGCCTGTGCAAGGTGCACAGCAAAGAGAAAGAGAGCAACCAGTTGTGCCGTGAAGGCTTTGGTCGAGGCGACGCCGATCTCCGGCCCAGCGTGGGTGTAGATCGTGCCGTGAGCCTCGCGCGCAATCATGGCGCCGACGACGTTGCAGATGGCGATCGTCTTCGATCCCTTGCTGATCATCTCGCGCTGCGCCGCAAGCGTATCCGCTGTTTCGCCCGACTGCGTGATCAGCAAGCCCAGTGCAGTTGGATCGGGAATCGGGTCGCGATAGCGATATTCGCTTGCGTAGTCCACTTCGACCGGAACGCGTGCGAGGCGCTCAATCATAAACTTACCCGCCGTAGCAGCGTGCCAGCTGGTGCCGCAAGCGGCAATGTTGATTTTCGTAGCGCGGCGGAAGTCTTCATCGCTGATCTTCATCTCGCTCAAAAAGACCTTGCCGGTGTCGAGCGATATGCGGCCGAGCGTGGTGTCGCGAATCGCTCGCGGCTGCTCGAAAATTTCCTTGAGCATGAAATGCTTGTAGCCGCCTTTTTCTGCCTGGATCGGGTCCCACTGGATGCGCTGCACCTGGCGCTCGATGGGGTTGCCATGGAAGTCGGTTAGTTGAACGCCCGAAGGCGTGATCACCGCCATGTCGCCGTCCGCGAGGAAATAGAGATTTCGCGTGTGATGCAGAATCCCAGGCACGTCCGAGGCAACGAAGTATTCGCCTTCGCCCAACCCGATCACAGCGGGCGGACCAAAGCGCGCCGCCACGATCTTATCGGGCTCGTCAGCCGAGATGACCACAATCGCGAAGGCTCCCGTTAGTCGCGCAACCGAGCGGCGCACGGCTTCTTCGAGCGGCATCGTCTTGCCGGAAGTCGCGGCGGAGGCCATTTCCTGCTCGATGAGGTGCGCGATGATTTCTGTATCTGTTTCAGTTACGAATTTATGACCCTCGGCGGCGAGTTCGTGCTTGAGGGCGAGGTAGTTCTCTACGATGCCGTTGTGGACGACAACGATGCGGCCTGTGCAGTCGCGGTGCGGGTGGGCGTTTTCTTCCGTTGGACGGCCATGCGTCGCCCAGCGCGTGTGCCCTATGCCATAGGTCCCATGAATGGGACGGTCGCTGAGGACTTCTTCAAGCTTGCGCAGTTTGCCCGGGGCACGGCGCAGTTCCAGGCCATTGCCTGTTCCGCCGACGGCGATACCGGCTGAGTCGTAGCCGCGGTATTCCAGACGGCGCAAGCCTTCGATGATGACAGGAACCACTTCCTTTTTTCCAACGTAGCCAACAATCCCACACATAGTTGAGATTGTACGGTAGCTGGTCAAGAGTGCCACGAACTGGAAACTCAGCTACCACCGACCATGCGACGTAACTGTATACGGCGAGTGTCTCTCCACCCGCCCCTGTATACACGTGATGACATCGGCACACGGCAGCCTGTCCGCTAACTGAATGGTTCGAAAGCCGATAAGTCAAAACCAGAAACTGGCGGCCCGTTTGCTTTACCTAACGCAGCAAGGTGTCGGCGCGAGAGGCACAGGAATGGGTCGAGTAAGGGCATTACTTTTGTTCGCTTACTTCGACGGGGCGGTTCCGCAGTAAATGCTTGATTGGCTTCCGGTCCGATATTGGGAATTAACAGGAGATTTACATGTTCGCTCGTTCTTGTATTCGGGGGCTTTCGCATATCTGCCTTGGTGCTCTTCTTGGTGCTGCGCTTATCGGCTGTACCAATCCCACAGGGCTGGACTCTATTCAGGTTTCACCGACATCTCAGTCGCTCACGGCAGGCCAGACGGCGCAACTCACCGCAACCGGAACCTACGGTAACGCAAATCATCTTTCAACCCAAAACATAACGAGCGGAGTCACGTGGAACTCCTCGTCTCCATCGGTTGCAACCATCAGTTCTGCCGGGCTGGTAACCGCTGTCGGAGCGGGCACAACCA
This genomic window contains:
- a CDS encoding acetyl-CoA C-acetyltransferase codes for the protein MEEIVIVSGVRTPVGKFQGSLSDLSAMQLGAIAVREAVRRSGIDPATVDECIMGNVVSAGLGQNPARQAALNGGLASSVSAMTINKVCGSGLKAVALAAQAIQTGNSEIVVAGGMESMTNAPYLLPNARSGFRMGNSVAVDSMVNDGLWDSFNNYHMGQTAENVAEKYKITREEQDEYALNSHRKAIEAWKECRFKSQVVPVEIPAKKKGQAPTLFESDESIREDASIEALRALKPAFKKDGTVTAGNAPGVNDAAAALVVMSAARAKSLGLQPLVKIRAQATSGVDPAWVMMAPVTGVQKLLAKTGWTADSVDLFELNEAFSVQAIAVTRELGIPFEKVNVNGGAVAIGHPIGASGARVLITLIYEMMRRDAHRGVAALCLGGGNSVAMAVER
- a CDS encoding class I SAM-dependent methyltransferase, yielding MSGRRQLCSNGGGALTVGFTGRVDSYRQFRPRYPEAVAALLEKECGLNSLSQIADVAAGTGLLAEVFLARGFQVVAVEPNTEMRSACETLVQEYPRFRCVDGAAEATGLPSYSFDLITVGQALHWFDLDRTRVEFSRTLRPGGWCAVIYNERRLGGDAFHDGYERLLREFGIDYETVQRQHLTPDRIHGFFAPSEMRRAAFSNAQLLTLEALEGRIVSSSYMPKPGHQRHAAMLTAIATLFESHADNGRVRLEYDCVVSYGQL
- a CDS encoding L-serine ammonia-lyase, with the protein product MKTSLFDLFKIGIGPSSSHTMGPMRAARRFVSSLETAGLLDRTNRVCAELYGSLALTGIGHGTDRAVLLGLSGEDPATIDPEAIEPKLERIRSSHQLLLAGRKAIPFAERTDLLFHRDTMFPEGAQTHHPNGVRFSAYDDSGAMLASEIFFSIGGGFIISDAEGTSSSPLMTTAQLPYPFRSAAELLQMAADKRLTIWELMLENESALRSAEEVRNGILRIWSVMQGCIDRGMRTEGILPGGLNVRRRAPRLAQRLRDKGSSDPLAPLDWVTVYAMAVNEENAAGGRVVTAPTNGAAGVVPAVARYYRDFIPGADDEGILRYFLVSAAIGILYKENASISGAEVGCQGEVGVACSMAAGGLMAAMNGTNGQIEHAAEIGMEHNLGMTCDPIGGLVQIPCIERNAMGAVKAVHACRIALNESESHKVSLDQVIKTMYLTGLDMQSRYKETSLAGLALNVIEC
- a CDS encoding YifB family Mg chelatase-like AAA ATPase, translated to MLFKALSAAVYGIDANIIDVEVDFSGIKTTEDHFHTVGLPDAAVRESRDRVRAAIKNSGFDVPPTHITINLAPADIKKEGSGFDLPMAIGILGAYGALQLRDLSQFLLVGELGLDGGLRSVSGMLPVAVAARERGIKNLVIPKANAREAAVVEGVNVYPVESLNQVRELLNAAGNGGIHTEPFRMQTAEMLGELQHFHVDFADVRGQQTAKRALEVAAAGSHNILMIGPPGSGKTMLAKRLPSILAPLSFEEALETTKIHSVAGVLDADAGLVTQRPFRAPHHTISDAGLIGGGAVPRPGEVSLAHNGLLFLDELPEFPRNVLEVMRQPLEDRNVVIARASMSLTFPSAFMLAAAMNPCPCGYFNDKSRECSCTPPMIQRYVSKVSGPLLDRIDIHIEVPAVQYRELRAGAASESSAVIRSRVLAAREIQRERFTKASEKIYSNAQMSTRQIRSFCELGPDAERLLERAMQQQGLTARAHDRILKVARTIADLEGAPSITVPHIAEAIQYRTLDRSYWS
- a CDS encoding ferredoxin--NADP reductase, with the protein product MDRQLFTARLQQKLLLSEAAQCYHLEFSIDELSHFDFAAGQFISCVAVDDKGKTQTRAYSIASAPRANQFDLCINRVQNGFFSNLLCDLEPGQTLQIHGPHGLFMLRQPLTDSIFIATGTGIAPIRGFVEWLFPESGEDRSQGRPVWLVYGTRHEPQIYYRKYFEKVAAEHHNFHYLSTLSRPHDGWEGLHGYVQNHVAEIVTERARKHSEPVVTVAEPTGFDIHAYICGLNNMVSANREKLKELGWQRKQIIFERYD
- a CDS encoding diflavin oxidoreductase, translating into MSTQPQKYTRNNPYISRMLVNVLVTGAGSEKETRHIELELEPGMEYTPGDAVGIVPENRPLEVAEVLEKLHFKGDERVLDHYKVEISLEEALRTRLAIGKLTRSAVNAYAKVAPESVPGYAALKTLTLPDNRSLAEEYIWGREFIDLITEYPGGITQPQQLFTILARLTPRMYSIASSQSWVKDAVHTIVRVVYYTSYQRDRQGLCSGHLGKRAPEGSTMPIFLHSNNNFRLPENTDTPVIMIGPGTGIAPFRAFLQHRKAHGHKGENWLFFGEQRRASDFLYREDLEGMFTDGILTRFDTAFSRDQAHKIYVQDRMREHAAELFNWLERGAHFYVCGDANRMAKDVETALLEAIAKGLNGTPEAAQEYLAAMKKAKRHQTDVY